The sequence ACTTCGCGCTCGCCCCCGCCGGCGGCGAGCCCTACTTCGCGCTGTTCGCCGACGACGTGGTGGTGGAGGACGAGGACAAGGAGCGGCACGGGATCGCCGCGGTGCGGGAGTGGCGCGGCGAGGTCGTGCCGGTGACCTACACGGTGCGGTCCGTGGTCGGCACGGTCGCGGTCGCGGAGATCTCCGGGGACTTCCCGGGCAGCCCGGTCGACCTGCGGTTCGCGTTCGCGTTCGACGGGGACGGGAGGATCACGGCGCTGGCGATCCGGCCGGGAGGCGAGTGGTCGGGTCGGTCCGGGCGCCGCCGGTCTGGGTCCGGGTCAGGTAGAGCGCGCCGGTCAGGTCGGCGCCGCGCAGGTCCGCGCCGCGCAGGTCGGCCCCGAGGAAGTCCGCGGTCCGCAGGTCGGCGCCGCGCAGGTCCGCCCCGAGCGCGGACGCCACGGACAGGTCGGCCCCGCGCAGGTCGGCGCCCCGGAAGTCCCGCCCGACCAGGTCCGCCCCGCGAAGATCCACCCCCCGCAGGTCCCGCCCGGCACGCTCCGCCCCCCGCAGGTCCGCCCCGCGCAGGTCCGCCCCGCGCAGGTCCCCGGCCGGCTCGTGCGAGTCCGCGCTCCGCGGGGCCTGGTCCGGCGCGCACGGATCCGGTGGCTGGTCGGAGCCGGCGCGGATCAGGGCGCTCGCGCGGCGGAGCAGGGGCGCGACGGCCGCCCGGTGTGCCGCCGGGTCGGCCGGCCCGGCGGGGTCGACATCCTCGATCACGTCCCGCTGCGCCGCCAGCGCCGCGTGCACCGGCCCCGCCGCGGGTCGCGACAGCGCGTCCTGCAGGTAGAACAGCAGCTCGTGCAGCTGCCGCAGCACGTCGTACGCGGCGAACATCCGCGGCGACCGGGACGGCCCGAGCAGCTCCACCACCCGCTGCCCCGCCCCGAAGCAGTCGTACGCCACGCAGCCGGAGAACCCCTGCGGGAGCAGCCGGTCGTGGATCCCGCACGCGGAGTCCTGCAGGTGCACGCAGGGCCGCCCGGCCGGCTTGCTGATCGCGAACTCGGCCGAGGCCGTGAACGCGGGCGCCACGCAGCAGATCCCGACGCAGCGCGCGCAGTCGGCGACGAGGTTCACTCGACCAGCGCGCCGGCGTACGCGCCGAGCGAGCGCTGGTAGCGCGGCAGGTGCGGGGCCAGCGCCCCCAGCGCCAGCGACGCCGCCTCCCGGGCCCGGCCGGCGTCGACCAGCGCGAGCGCGAGGAACCCCCGCACGGCATCGTCCAGCGCAACCGCCTCCGGGTCGTCGACCGAGGCGGCGAGCTCCGCGGACAGCAACGCGACGCTCTCCTCCACCGCGCCGAGGTTACGCAGCGAGCTGGCCAGCTGGATCGTCGCCCGCCGCCGGCGCAGCCCGGTCAGCCCGGTGGCGAGCGCCGCCCGGTAGAGCGGCACGGCCCGGTCGGAGTGCCCGGTCGAGTCCCAGGCGCAGGCCTGCTCGAACGCGCGCACCGCCGAGGGCGCCGAGGCCACCAGGGAGTCGATCAGCGCCCGGAAGTCTTCCTCGCCGTAGGAGTCGATCGACGCCCAGGCCGTGGCGAGACGATCCTCGGTCATGACCGCGCCGGCTCGTCCACGGGCCAGGCCGGCAGCCCGTCGATGCTGGTCGCGTTGCGCTCGATCCGGTAGTCCGCCGTCGCGGCCTCGCCCTTCTTCAGGTGGTGCAGGTCGAGGATGTCGCGCTCGGACTCCAGCGCCATCCGCGGCACCGCGTACCCGCAGCTGTCCGCGACCCGGCTCACCGCCACCCGGATCACCGACCGGATGCCGGGATGCGCCGGGAACTGCCCGACCAGCGAGTCGAACGAGGGGTGGGACGGCAGCACCGCGGACCCCTGCCCGTAGATCCGGATGATGTTCGGCGGCCCGTCGAAGGCGCAGAACATCAGCGTGATCCGCCCGTTCTCGCGCAGGTGCGCGAGCGTCTCGGCCCCGCTGCCGGTCAGGTCCAGGTACGCCACGGTGTCCCGGTCGAGCACCCGGAACGTGCCGAGCGTGCCCTTCGGGGAGACGTTGACGTGCCCGTCCCCGGCCAGCGGCGCGGTCGCCACGAAGAACACCGGCTGCCGTTGCAGCCACCGCGCCAGCTTCTCGTCGATGCCGTCCATAACCTTCGCCACGGACAGGACGGTATGCCTGCGTGGGCTCGTACGCCTTCGGTATTGTCCCCGTCCGACGGGCGCCGGGCCGCACGCCGAGCCACCCGCTTCCCCGCCGCGGACCTCCGCGATCCAGGCCGGGCAGTGCAGCGCCGGCCCGGCGCCCCCGTCTCACCAGCCCGACTGCCGGGCGCGGGCCTCGTAGAGCAGGACCGAGGCGGAGACCGAGACGTTCAGCGAGTCGGCCGCGCCCAGCATCGGCACCGCGACCCGGTCGAAGCCGTGCTCGTACCAGGGCTTGGAGATCCCGTACCGCTCCGAGCCGACCACGAGCGCGACCCGCCCCGAGTAGTCCGTCTCCCGGTACGGCCGGGCGTCGTCGGTGTCGGCCAGCAGCACCCGGAACCGCCGCGACCGCAGCCAGTCCACCGCCGGTCCGGCCACGTCGAACTCCACCGACGGCACCGTGAGCACCGTGCCCTGGGAGCCGCGGAAGACCTTGGGATGGGTGAGCCGGGTACGCCGGTTGGTCAGCACCAGCGCGTCGGCCCCGACCGCGTCCAGGGTCCGGATCAGCGTGCCGAGGTTGCCGGGGATCTCGACCGCGTCGGCGACCAGCACCAGCGCGGACGGGCCGAAGTCGAGCACGTCCGGCTCGTACCAGGGCAGCCGGACGACCGAGAGCAGCCCGTCGGGCTGGCCCCGCTCGCCGATCCGTTCCAGCGTCCTGGCCGAGACCTGGTACGCGTTCTCGGCCCGTTCGACCAGCTGGGAGGCCCGCAGCCGGGCCTCGTCGGAGTACGCCAGCTCGGGACACCAGAGGAAGGTCCGCACGCCCACGCCGGCCG is a genomic window of Mycobacteriales bacterium containing:
- a CDS encoding pentapeptide repeat-containing protein; protein product: MNLVADCARCVGICCVAPAFTASAEFAISKPAGRPCVHLQDSACGIHDRLLPQGFSGCVAYDCFGAGQRVVELLGPSRSPRMFAAYDVLRQLHELLFYLQDALSRPAAGPVHAALAAQRDVIEDVDPAGPADPAAHRAAVAPLLRRASALIRAGSDQPPDPCAPDQAPRSADSHEPAGDLRGADLRGADLRGAERAGRDLRGVDLRGADLVGRDFRGADLRGADLSVASALGADLRGADLRTADFLGADLRGADLRGADLTGALYLTRTQTGGARTDPTTRLPAGSPAP
- a CDS encoding tetratricopeptide repeat protein, whose translation is MTEDRLATAWASIDSYGEEDFRALIDSLVASAPSAVRAFEQACAWDSTGHSDRAVPLYRAALATGLTGLRRRRATIQLASSLRNLGAVEESVALLSAELAASVDDPEAVALDDAVRGFLALALVDAGRAREAASLALGALAPHLPRYQRSLGAYAGALVE
- a CDS encoding pyridoxamine 5'-phosphate oxidase family protein encodes the protein MAKVMDGIDEKLARWLQRQPVFFVATAPLAGDGHVNVSPKGTLGTFRVLDRDTVAYLDLTGSGAETLAHLRENGRITLMFCAFDGPPNIIRIYGQGSAVLPSHPSFDSLVGQFPAHPGIRSVIRVAVSRVADSCGYAVPRMALESERDILDLHHLKKGEAATADYRIERNATSIDGLPAWPVDEPARS
- a CDS encoding TrmH family RNA methyltransferase produces the protein MELQQIGLSHPRVKQVLDIQNNTASNRERLLVAEGLWAQRLVLSAGVGVRTFLWCPELAYSDEARLRASQLVERAENAYQVSARTLERIGERGQPDGLLSVVRLPWYEPDVLDFGPSALVLVADAVEIPGNLGTLIRTLDAVGADALVLTNRRTRLTHPKVFRGSQGTVLTVPSVEFDVAGPAVDWLRSRRFRVLLADTDDARPYRETDYSGRVALVVGSERYGISKPWYEHGFDRVAVPMLGAADSLNVSVSASVLLYEARARQSGW